A stretch of the Vulcanisaeta souniana JCM 11219 genome encodes the following:
- a CDS encoding ABC transporter, translated as MRRIRGGLMHQLRAVLVLAWLNGLLPIIRSPLWAISTLATPISLLILLTVLYRGIGMMMGIVGGLVWTMLSSGTALIGDAAYYRLELKFQQMIVATPTNPLAYTIGLALSEVIFTLPGIVLFVVLLVLKTSVSLWGTLGITASLVLLWYAVSSVAFYASTLFTYIRYTWAVVSLLTLALGVLPPVYYPATYLGGAWWIAYLVPTSATAMVVQSAVGITHYSMLQLGMSYVSSIAWCLVGTVLTLRVAKWRTP; from the coding sequence ATGAGGAGGATTAGGGGTGGTTTAATGCATCAGTTGAGGGCTGTCCTGGTGCTTGCTTGGTTGAATGGCTTACTGCCAATAATTAGGTCGCCGCTGTGGGCCATATCCACCCTCGCAACGCCAATATCCCTACTCATACTACTCACTGTGCTTTATCGGGGCATCGGCATGATGATGGGCATAGTCGGTGGACTCGTCTGGACAATGCTCTCCAGCGGTACGGCCCTCATTGGCGACGCCGCGTATTACAGGCTTGAGCTTAAGTTTCAGCAAATGATCGTGGCAACACCAACTAACCCACTGGCTTACACGATCGGTTTGGCGCTAAGTGAGGTGATCTTTACGCTGCCGGGTATTGTTTTGTTTGTGGTCTTGCTCGTTCTCAAGACCTCGGTCTCATTATGGGGCACCCTGGGGATCACGGCATCACTGGTATTGCTTTGGTACGCCGTGTCTTCCGTTGCCTTCTACGCATCGACGCTGTTCACGTACATTAGGTACACGTGGGCCGTCGTTAGTCTATTGACGCTCGCCCTTGGTGTCCTGCCGCCGGTTTACTACCCAGCAACGTACCTAGGTGGTGCTTGGTGGATTGCTTACCTAGTGCCAACCTCTGCGACTGCCATGGTTGTACAGAGTGCCGTTGGGATAACCCATTACTCAATGTTGCAGTTGGGCATGTCCTACGTCTCCAGTATTGCCTGGTGCTTGGTGGGTACGGTCCTCACCCTGAGGGTTGCCAAGTGGAGGACCCCGTAG
- the rrp4 gene encoding exosome complex RNA-binding protein Rrp4, whose protein sequence is MPLYVSDRQIVLPGDAVATRDYNVGGSVYWDGDVAYSAVVGLVNVKSERDVEVIPLSGIYRPRVGDVVIGYIVDIGLTGWTVDIKSPYSAYLPVQEATLKPIDLTTVDLKDLLGIGDIVLARIIDFNLTRDYPVTLTLKEARLGRIEGGTLVEIDASKVARVIGRRGSMVGIFDEELNCDVTVGQNGRIWIRCRNPEDEPFVARVIKLIESESHTSGLTDRVKAIVSQYKEKKAGTKAQGSSTSS, encoded by the coding sequence ATGCCTCTCTATGTCAGTGATAGGCAGATAGTGCTGCCTGGCGATGCCGTGGCCACCAGGGATTATAATGTGGGTGGTAGTGTTTATTGGGATGGCGATGTTGCGTACTCTGCCGTGGTTGGTCTCGTGAATGTAAAGAGCGAGAGGGATGTGGAGGTTATACCCTTGAGTGGTATTTACAGGCCTAGGGTTGGCGATGTGGTTATTGGGTATATAGTCGACATTGGGCTTACTGGCTGGACTGTCGACATTAAATCCCCATACTCAGCATACCTGCCTGTTCAGGAGGCTACCCTGAAGCCCATTGATCTAACCACGGTTGACCTAAAGGATCTATTGGGTATCGGTGATATTGTGCTTGCAAGGATAATAGACTTCAACCTAACCAGGGATTACCCAGTCACGTTGACGCTTAAGGAGGCCAGGCTTGGTAGGATCGAGGGTGGGACACTTGTTGAGATCGATGCCAGCAAGGTGGCTAGGGTGATCGGTAGAAGGGGCTCCATGGTTGGTATATTTGATGAGGAGCTTAATTGTGATGTCACTGTTGGTCAGAACGGTAGGATTTGGATCAGGTGTAGGAATCCCGAGGATGAGCCGTTCGTTGCCAGGGTCATAAAGCTCATAGAGAGCGAAAGCCACACGAGCGGGTTAACAGATAGGGTCAAGGCAATAGTGTCTCAGTATAAGGAGAAAAAGGCGGGTACTAAGGCTCAGGGCTCATCCACATCCTCTTAA
- a CDS encoding acyl-CoA thioesterase: MVSIKGTEMILVEAIQPFDINSLGNLFGGRMLEWMANIGTVTATRFSRGPAVLAYLDRHFFIRPVRLGEFVILKARIEYAGKSSMEVRIEASKEGPGGKQELVTMATASYVAVDEYGVPRPINNVLEPTNDERQIYEEAKKRYEERKRKIEDRKFKRFDLTDPTKGLKWRVESSRWAMPSDAFVGNLVSGGRLLAWLDEIAGLLAARYSGGAAVTGSVDETAFYAPIRVGDIVTVRAGITYVGKSSMEIMLDVIAEGAYGQARHVCTAYYTYIHVDSSGKPAPVPEYVPINDYEKSLFAEGERRRQVRDEELARIKRMWMSPEP, from the coding sequence CTTTGACATAAACTCCCTCGGCAACCTCTTCGGCGGTCGAATGCTCGAGTGGATGGCCAACATAGGCACAGTAACTGCCACGCGATTCTCAAGAGGTCCAGCAGTCCTTGCATACCTGGACAGGCACTTCTTCATAAGGCCTGTCAGGCTTGGGGAATTCGTCATACTCAAGGCGAGGATTGAGTATGCTGGTAAATCATCAATGGAAGTCCGTATTGAAGCCTCGAAGGAGGGTCCTGGCGGTAAGCAGGAACTGGTTACCATGGCAACCGCCTCCTACGTGGCTGTTGATGAGTATGGTGTTCCAAGGCCTATAAATAACGTGCTTGAGCCTACCAATGACGAGAGGCAGATCTATGAGGAGGCCAAGAAAAGATATGAAGAGAGAAAGAGGAAGATTGAGGATAGGAAGTTCAAGAGGTTTGACCTAACAGACCCAACCAAGGGACTTAAGTGGCGTGTCGAGTCTAGTCGCTGGGCTATGCCGTCTGATGCCTTCGTTGGTAACCTGGTGTCTGGCGGTAGATTATTGGCTTGGCTTGACGAAATAGCCGGCCTACTCGCAGCCAGGTACTCCGGTGGTGCAGCCGTGACGGGTTCTGTGGACGAGACGGCTTTTTACGCCCCAATTAGGGTTGGGGATATAGTCACCGTGAGAGCTGGGATTACCTACGTTGGTAAGTCATCGATGGAGATCATGCTTGACGTAATTGCTGAGGGCGCCTACGGACAAGCCAGGCATGTATGCACGGCTTACTACACATACATTCATGTCGATAGTAGTGGAAAACCAGCGCCTGTTCCTGAGTATGTCCCTATTAACGACTATGAGAAAAGTTTGTTCGCTGAGGGCGAGAGGAGGAGGCAGGTTAGGGATGAGGAGTTGGCTAGGATTAAGAGGATGTGGATGAGCCCTGAGCCTTAG
- a CDS encoding ribosome assembly factor SBDS — translation MSKRNYVIARYEKDDYVFEILVDPDAALDMRLGKSIGIDKVLITDTIYKDARKGLRASEESLMRVFKTTDPRRVAEFIVKNGELPLTADQRRRLIEQKRKQVIDWISRNCIDTRTRTPVPPQRVEAAMQQVDVTIDPFKPVEEQVNAIIKALQRILPLKVAVSVLEVRAPADYAHKVRSNLSRMGRVVKERFEGDGSLVMQLEVPAGLQDTIIAKVNELTHGTGDVRIVSTS, via the coding sequence ATGAGTAAGAGGAATTACGTGATTGCCAGGTATGAGAAGGATGACTACGTCTTCGAAATACTCGTTGACCCAGACGCAGCTCTGGACATGAGGCTAGGCAAGTCTATTGGTATTGATAAGGTGTTGATTACGGACACGATTTATAAGGATGCAAGGAAGGGCCTTAGGGCCAGTGAGGAGTCGTTAATGAGGGTCTTCAAGACCACGGATCCTAGGAGGGTGGCTGAGTTCATTGTGAAGAATGGTGAGTTGCCACTCACGGCTGACCAGAGGAGGAGACTCATTGAGCAGAAGAGGAAGCAGGTAATTGATTGGATTAGTAGGAATTGCATAGATACTAGGACTAGGACTCCCGTGCCTCCGCAGAGGGTTGAGGCTGCCATGCAGCAGGTCGATGTTACCATAGACCCATTTAAGCCTGTGGAGGAGCAGGTCAACGCCATAATAAAGGCCCTCCAGAGGATCCTACCTCTTAAGGTGGCCGTTAGTGTTCTTGAGGTGAGGGCTCCCGCTGATTATGCCCATAAGGTTAGGAGTAACCTGTCGAGGATGGGTAGGGTGGTTAAGGAGAGGTTTGAGGGCGATGGCTCGCTGGTGATGCAACTTGAGGTTCCTGCCGGGCTTCAGGACACGATTATTGCCAAGGTTAATGAGTTAACGCATGGCACTGGCGATGTAAGGATTGTGTCCACTTCATGA